One window of Burkholderia cepacia GG4 genomic DNA carries:
- a CDS encoding AraC family transcriptional regulator — MSRSANTFAVPSPFWRDAALPFIEARTVDDGRTICYAKHTHDTFSLGAIVGGTSTYLNGATKAHVGRGVLVIIDPEQVHACNPYGPDAWAYRMVYVDVPWLARLQHSLGRDPNSDFHGFSPKLTERRDLFAQFGGFYRALVAPGVDPLGKESAAVEFFTRLHGALDRELPDAARRGADNAKLARAADYIAAHCRQAVTLDAICAAADLSPSYLIRAFNARYGMTPHAFLIDRRVQYGRAELRRGRPIADVALDAGFADQAHFQRAFRRIAAATPGQYRSAAS, encoded by the coding sequence GTGAGCCGTTCCGCCAACACCTTCGCTGTGCCGTCGCCGTTCTGGCGCGACGCCGCGCTGCCGTTCATCGAGGCGCGCACCGTCGACGACGGGCGGACGATCTGCTACGCGAAGCACACGCACGACACGTTTTCGCTCGGCGCGATCGTCGGCGGCACGAGCACCTACCTGAACGGCGCGACGAAGGCGCATGTCGGGCGCGGCGTGCTCGTGATCATCGATCCGGAGCAGGTGCATGCGTGCAATCCGTACGGCCCCGACGCATGGGCTTACCGGATGGTCTATGTGGACGTGCCGTGGCTCGCGCGGCTGCAGCATTCGCTCGGGCGCGACCCGAACAGCGATTTTCACGGGTTTTCGCCGAAGTTGACGGAGCGGCGCGACCTGTTCGCGCAGTTCGGCGGCTTTTACCGCGCGCTCGTGGCACCCGGCGTCGATCCGCTCGGCAAGGAGAGCGCGGCGGTCGAATTCTTCACACGGCTGCACGGCGCGCTCGATCGCGAGTTGCCCGACGCGGCGCGGCGCGGGGCCGACAATGCAAAGCTCGCGCGCGCGGCCGACTACATCGCCGCGCATTGCCGTCAGGCCGTCACGCTCGATGCGATCTGCGCGGCCGCCGACTTGTCGCCGTCCTACCTGATCCGCGCGTTCAACGCCCGTTACGGGATGACGCCGCACGCGTTCCTGATCGACCGTCGTGTGCAGTATGGCCGCGCGGAGTTGCGCCGAGGCCGGCCGATCGCCGACGTCGCGCTCGATGCGGGCTTTGCGGATCAGGCGCATTTCCAGCGCGCGTTCCGGCGCATCGCGGCCGCCACGCCGGGGCAATATCGAAGCGCCGCGAGCTGA
- a CDS encoding LysE family translocator has translation MSMLVSMAAFALASSITPGPVNIVALSAGARHGLGASLRYAAGATLGFVALFLLIGLGLHAALARWPMLTTATQWSGIAFLLYLALRLALDDGRLSADPDASNAAGPSAAAGAAMQWLNPKAWLACVAAMGAYAADGDRAQVWQFAALYLVICFASIACWAYAGASLRHRLANARRMRLFNRAMALLLAGSALYLLDV, from the coding sequence ATGAGCATGCTGGTTTCAATGGCCGCGTTCGCGCTCGCGTCGTCGATCACGCCCGGTCCCGTCAATATCGTCGCGCTCAGCGCGGGCGCGCGCCACGGTCTCGGCGCCAGCCTGCGCTATGCGGCCGGCGCGACGCTCGGCTTCGTCGCGCTGTTCCTGCTGATCGGCCTCGGGCTGCACGCGGCGCTCGCGCGCTGGCCGATGCTGACGACGGCCACCCAATGGTCGGGGATCGCGTTCCTGCTCTACCTCGCGCTGCGTCTCGCGCTCGACGACGGCCGGTTGTCAGCCGATCCGGATGCGTCGAACGCAGCCGGCCCGTCGGCGGCGGCCGGCGCGGCGATGCAATGGCTGAATCCGAAGGCGTGGCTCGCGTGCGTGGCCGCGATGGGCGCGTATGCGGCCGACGGCGACCGCGCGCAGGTGTGGCAATTCGCGGCGCTGTATCTGGTGATCTGCTTTGCGTCGATTGCGTGCTGGGCGTATGCGGGTGCGTCGCTGCGGCACCGGCTCGCGAATGCGCGGCGGATGCGGCTGTTCAACCGGGCGATGGCGCTGCTGCTCGCGGGCAGCGCGCTTTATCTGCTCGACGTCTAG
- a CDS encoding SDR family NAD(P)-dependent oxidoreductase encodes MLIDLTGKTAVVTASTAGIGLAIAEGLARAGARVVVNGRSDKSVESARALLRSAVPDADVDGVAADLSDAAGVARVTQHTPEADILVNNAGIYGLKGFFDIDDDEWAHYFQMNVMSGVRLARHYLTGMLARNTGRIVFISSESGLNIPVDMIHYGFTKTAQLAIARGLAKLAAGTNVTVNSVLPGPTMSEGVRAMLKATADETGRSIDDVAVDFVRSERATSIIQRPAQPEEIANLVVYVCSPQASATTGAALRADGGVLDTIA; translated from the coding sequence ATGCTCATCGATCTGACAGGCAAGACCGCGGTCGTCACCGCCTCCACCGCCGGCATCGGGCTGGCAATCGCCGAAGGGCTCGCACGCGCGGGTGCACGCGTCGTCGTCAACGGACGCAGCGACAAGTCGGTCGAGTCGGCGCGCGCGCTGCTGCGCAGCGCGGTGCCCGACGCGGACGTCGACGGCGTCGCCGCCGACCTGTCCGACGCCGCCGGCGTCGCCCGCGTCACGCAACATACGCCGGAAGCTGACATCCTCGTCAACAATGCGGGCATCTACGGGCTGAAGGGATTCTTCGACATCGACGACGACGAATGGGCGCATTACTTCCAGATGAACGTGATGTCCGGCGTGCGCCTGGCGCGGCATTACCTGACGGGCATGCTGGCACGCAACACGGGCCGCATCGTGTTCATTTCGTCGGAATCGGGCCTGAACATCCCGGTCGACATGATTCACTACGGGTTCACGAAAACCGCGCAGCTGGCAATCGCGCGCGGTCTCGCGAAACTCGCGGCCGGGACCAACGTGACGGTCAATTCGGTGCTGCCGGGGCCGACGATGTCGGAAGGCGTGCGGGCGATGCTGAAGGCGACGGCCGACGAAACGGGCCGCAGCATCGATGACGTCGCGGTGGATTTCGTGCGCAGCGAGCGCGCGACGTCGATCATCCAGCGGCCGGCGCAACCGGAGGAAATCGCGAATCTGGTGGTGTACGTGTGTTCGCCGCAGGCTTCGGCGACGACGGGCGCCGCGCTGCGCGCCGACGGCGGCGTGCTCGACACGATCGCTTGA
- a CDS encoding NADH:flavin oxidoreductase/NADH oxidase produces MSALFEPFKLKDVTLRNRIAVPPMCQYVAEDGVVNDWHHVHLAGIARGGAGLVIAEATAVSPEGRITPGCAGLWTDAQAEAFAPSVAAIKAAGSVPGIQIAHAGRKASANRPWEGDDHIADGDPHGWQTIAPSAVPFGAHLPKTPRAMTHDDIARVQADFVASAKRARDLGFEWLELHFAHGYLGQSFFSVHSNQRDDEYGGSAENRGRFLVDTLKAVRQVWPEHLPLTARLGVIEYDGRDEETLAESIALTQRMKQEGLDMLSVSVGFSTPDARIPWGPAFLAPIAERVRREAGLPVSSAWGIDTPQLANRVVAEEQLDLVMVGRAHLADPHWPYYAAKQLGVERPSWTLPAPYAHWLERYRIADKVA; encoded by the coding sequence ATGTCTGCCCTGTTCGAACCGTTCAAACTCAAGGATGTCACGCTGCGCAACCGCATTGCGGTGCCGCCGATGTGCCAGTACGTCGCCGAAGACGGCGTCGTCAACGACTGGCATCACGTGCATCTGGCCGGCATCGCGCGCGGCGGCGCGGGCCTCGTGATCGCGGAGGCGACGGCCGTGTCGCCGGAAGGCCGCATCACGCCGGGCTGCGCCGGGCTGTGGACCGATGCGCAGGCCGAGGCGTTCGCGCCGTCGGTCGCGGCGATCAAGGCGGCCGGCTCGGTGCCCGGCATCCAGATCGCGCATGCGGGCCGCAAGGCGAGCGCGAACCGCCCGTGGGAAGGCGACGACCACATCGCCGACGGCGATCCGCACGGCTGGCAGACCATCGCACCGTCGGCCGTGCCGTTCGGCGCGCACCTGCCGAAGACGCCGCGTGCGATGACGCACGACGACATCGCACGCGTGCAGGCCGACTTCGTGGCGTCGGCGAAGCGCGCCCGCGACCTCGGCTTCGAATGGCTCGAACTGCACTTTGCGCACGGCTATCTCGGCCAGAGCTTCTTCTCGGTGCATTCGAACCAGCGCGACGACGAATACGGCGGTTCGGCCGAAAACCGCGGCCGTTTCCTCGTCGACACGCTGAAGGCCGTCCGCCAGGTCTGGCCGGAGCACCTGCCGCTGACCGCGCGTCTCGGCGTGATCGAATACGACGGCCGCGACGAAGAGACGCTCGCCGAATCGATCGCGCTCACGCAGCGGATGAAGCAGGAAGGGCTCGACATGCTGAGCGTGTCGGTCGGCTTCTCGACGCCTGACGCGCGGATTCCGTGGGGCCCGGCGTTCCTCGCGCCGATCGCTGAACGTGTGCGCCGCGAGGCCGGCTTGCCGGTGTCGTCCGCATGGGGCATCGACACCCCGCAACTGGCGAACCGCGTCGTCGCCGAAGAGCAGCTCGACCTCGTGATGGTCGGCCGCGCGCATCTTGCCGATCCGCACTGGCCGTACTACGCGGCCAAGCAGCTCGGCGTCGAGCGTCCGTCGTGGACGCTGCCCGCGCCGTACGCGCACTGGCTCGAACGCTATCGCATCGCCGACAAGGTGGCCTGA
- a CDS encoding type 1 glutamine amidotransferase domain-containing protein, with protein sequence MKILVVLTSHDTLGDTGKKTGFWLEELAAPYYAFKDAGVELTLASPKGGQPPLDPKSSDPAAQTDATRRFDADSAAKADLAATRKLADVSIDDYDAVFYPGGHGPLWDLAEDLHSIGLIERALSAGKPVAAVCHAPGVLRHVKDPKTGESVVRGKRVTGFTNSEEAAVELTEVVPFLVEDMLKTNGAQFERSADWVPHVVTDGLLITGQNPASSEPAAEALLAQLGRR encoded by the coding sequence ATGAAGATTCTGGTTGTCCTGACTTCGCACGACACGCTCGGCGACACCGGCAAGAAAACCGGCTTCTGGCTCGAGGAACTGGCCGCGCCGTACTACGCGTTCAAGGATGCGGGCGTCGAGCTGACGCTCGCGTCGCCAAAAGGCGGCCAGCCGCCGCTCGACCCGAAAAGCAGCGATCCGGCCGCGCAGACCGACGCGACACGCCGCTTCGACGCCGATTCGGCGGCCAAGGCCGATCTCGCGGCCACGCGCAAGCTGGCCGACGTGTCGATCGACGATTACGACGCGGTGTTCTATCCGGGTGGCCATGGCCCGCTGTGGGATCTCGCCGAGGATCTGCATTCGATCGGCCTGATCGAGCGCGCGCTGTCGGCCGGCAAGCCGGTCGCGGCCGTGTGCCATGCGCCGGGCGTGCTGCGCCACGTGAAGGACCCGAAAACCGGCGAGTCGGTTGTGCGCGGCAAGCGTGTGACGGGCTTCACCAACAGCGAGGAAGCGGCCGTCGAGCTGACGGAAGTGGTGCCGTTCCTCGTCGAGGACATGCTGAAGACCAACGGTGCGCAGTTCGAGCGCAGTGCCGACTGGGTACCGCATGTCGTCACCGACGGGCTGCTGATCACGGGGCAGAACCCCGCATCGTCGGAGCCCGCGGCCGAGGCGCTGCTCGCGCAGCTCGGCCGCCGGTAA
- a CDS encoding substrate-binding domain-containing protein, with amino-acid sequence MHNARSDVKVNLKALSDALGLSRTTVSRALNGYDDVSEATRERVMKVARELGYVADPTARRLATGRADAIGIVYPFGAGDLGDPRFGEVVAGITERLAERNLDFFIASARPNAELDTYRRLVDGKLVDGLIVARTLVDDPRLAYLRSSAFPYVAYGRTQAAEPYAWFDFDNEAGACDAVRRLIGFGHRRIAMISAPLSLNFAMQRRAGYLAALREAGIEPDPALLVECPFTRDGGQQGAQALLARAERPTALLVDNNIAGGGAFRALADSGLRLGRDISLIVYDGVPPDVAHPHRVTAVVQPTGHASGRALADLMLGLLADGVHGHRLELPVIEAGDTDGPLHG; translated from the coding sequence ATGCACAACGCGAGGAGCGACGTGAAGGTGAATCTGAAGGCGCTGTCGGATGCGCTCGGGCTGTCGCGCACGACGGTCAGCCGTGCGCTGAACGGCTATGACGACGTGAGCGAGGCGACCCGGGAACGCGTGATGAAGGTCGCGCGCGAACTCGGCTATGTCGCGGATCCGACCGCGCGCCGGCTGGCGACCGGGCGGGCCGATGCGATCGGCATCGTGTATCCGTTCGGCGCAGGCGATCTCGGCGATCCGCGTTTCGGCGAGGTCGTTGCGGGCATCACGGAGCGGCTCGCCGAGCGCAATCTCGACTTCTTCATCGCGTCGGCGCGGCCGAACGCCGAGCTGGACACGTATCGGCGGCTCGTCGACGGCAAGCTCGTCGACGGGCTGATCGTCGCACGCACGCTGGTCGACGATCCGCGCCTCGCGTACCTGCGCTCGAGTGCGTTTCCGTACGTCGCCTATGGCCGCACGCAAGCCGCCGAGCCTTACGCGTGGTTCGATTTCGACAACGAGGCCGGCGCATGCGATGCCGTGCGGCGCCTGATCGGCTTTGGCCATCGACGCATCGCGATGATCAGCGCGCCGCTGTCGCTCAATTTCGCGATGCAGCGTCGCGCCGGCTATCTCGCCGCGCTGCGCGAAGCCGGCATCGAACCTGATCCGGCGCTGCTGGTCGAGTGTCCGTTCACGCGCGACGGCGGGCAGCAGGGCGCGCAGGCACTGCTCGCGCGGGCCGAGCGGCCGACGGCGCTGCTGGTCGACAACAATATCGCCGGCGGCGGCGCGTTTCGGGCGCTGGCCGACAGCGGGCTGCGCCTGGGCCGCGACATCTCGTTGATCGTCTATGACGGCGTGCCGCCCGACGTCGCGCATCCGCATCGCGTGACGGCGGTGGTGCAGCCGACCGGACACGCATCGGGGCGTGCGCTGGCGGACCTGATGCTGGGGCTGCTCGCGGACGGCGTGCACGGCCATCGACTCGAGCTGCCGGTGATCGAGGCCGGCGATACTGATGGGCCGCTGCACGGCTAG
- a CDS encoding heavy metal sensor histidine kinase: MKRSITLRLSAMFGIVSLLVFTLVGCGLFVMMERQLFAELRATIDTRAKVAQMIVSHATTAARGRLMQEKLADLEPPDGSTRYRVVSPDADFRFGHPIDGVPVGEPFGSFQQYALNHSSYDVMTKTVPIAGSGERPDLTLIVASSCERTQRMLRRFVWTLAALIAIATVITLLLSRAVARFGLAPLERLSQDAAAVSATNRRQRLQTDALPTELRDLAASFNGALERIQQTYARLEAFNADVAHELRTPISILIGQTQVALTSRDRSVDRMRQTLQSNLEEFERLRVIINDMLFLSRSDRGERATDLKDVSLADEVRRMLDFLEIPLDEARLRAELHGDARAAVDPSLFRRAMTNLLINAIQHSAPGATLNVTITRRDTLVDVSVANPGEPIDPVQRSHVFERFYRLEEARANSKENHGLGLSIVKAVAEMHGGSVFVACADGINTFGFSVSTQPCSSGPPRTADATDPHALQPAHAPRALH; encoded by the coding sequence ATGAAACGCTCGATCACCCTGCGGCTGTCGGCGATGTTCGGCATCGTGTCGCTGCTCGTGTTCACGCTGGTCGGCTGCGGGCTGTTCGTGATGATGGAGCGCCAGCTGTTCGCCGAGCTGCGCGCGACGATCGATACGCGTGCCAAGGTCGCGCAGATGATCGTGTCGCACGCGACCACCGCCGCGCGCGGCCGCCTGATGCAGGAAAAGCTCGCCGACCTCGAACCGCCCGACGGCTCGACGCGCTACCGGGTCGTCAGCCCCGATGCCGACTTCCGCTTCGGTCATCCGATCGACGGCGTACCCGTCGGCGAACCGTTCGGTTCGTTTCAGCAGTACGCGCTCAACCACAGCAGCTACGACGTGATGACGAAGACCGTCCCGATCGCGGGCAGCGGCGAGCGCCCCGACCTGACGCTGATCGTCGCGTCGTCGTGCGAGCGCACGCAGCGGATGCTGCGCCGTTTCGTGTGGACGCTCGCCGCACTGATCGCGATCGCCACCGTCATCACGCTGCTGCTGAGCCGCGCGGTCGCGCGCTTCGGGCTCGCGCCGCTCGAACGGCTGTCGCAGGACGCGGCGGCCGTCAGCGCCACCAATCGCCGCCAGCGGCTGCAGACCGACGCGCTGCCGACCGAACTGCGCGATCTCGCCGCGTCGTTCAACGGCGCGCTCGAGCGCATCCAGCAGACCTATGCGCGACTCGAGGCGTTCAATGCGGACGTCGCGCACGAGCTGCGCACGCCGATCAGCATCCTGATCGGGCAGACCCAGGTCGCGCTGACGAGCCGCGACCGCTCGGTCGACCGGATGCGCCAGACGCTGCAGTCGAATCTCGAGGAGTTCGAGCGGCTGCGCGTGATCATCAACGACATGCTGTTCCTGTCGCGCAGCGATCGCGGCGAACGCGCGACCGACCTCAAGGACGTGTCGCTCGCCGACGAAGTGCGGCGCATGCTCGACTTCCTCGAGATTCCGCTCGACGAAGCGCGGCTGCGCGCCGAACTGCACGGCGACGCGCGCGCGGCAGTCGATCCGTCGCTGTTCCGCCGCGCGATGACGAACCTGCTGATCAACGCGATCCAGCATTCGGCGCCCGGCGCGACGCTGAATGTGACGATCACGCGCCGCGACACGCTCGTCGACGTATCGGTCGCGAACCCCGGCGAGCCGATCGACCCGGTGCAGCGTTCGCACGTGTTCGAGCGCTTCTACCGGCTCGAGGAAGCACGCGCGAACAGCAAGGAGAACCACGGGCTCGGACTGTCGATCGTCAAGGCCGTCGCGGAGATGCACGGCGGCAGCGTGTTCGTCGCATGCGCGGACGGCATCAATACGTTCGGCTTTTCAGTGTCGACGCAACCGTGCAGCAGCGGCCCGCCGCGCACGGCCGATGCGACCGACCCGCACGCGCTGCAGCCGGCGCACGCGCCGCGCGCGTTGCACTGA
- a CDS encoding AI-2E family transporter, which yields MHAHVPPSHDPAARPRAQQIARAVLYAALLVLALWVIRDFLPAIAWACVIAITMWPLLRRFESDRWFRDRPTLIATVITAGISLLVVLPVAIALGQAISQEHDLSIWLHTIQDNGIPLPDVVGRLPYGAAQITEWWQANLGHPLHAGTAMHGASGEKFIAFGRQFGTKLAHALFEFGFMLVTLFVILRAGHKLSGALLEGARRAFGRGGADLIERMVEAVYGTVTGLVVVGLGEGAILGVGYALAGVPHAALLGLVTAVAAMLPFCAPIVFCGAALWLFVQGATVWAVVVLVLGFVVVFVAEHFVRPVLIGSSTRLPFLLVLFGILGGAETFGLIGLFVGPALMTVLTMLWTEWVA from the coding sequence ATGCACGCACATGTCCCGCCGTCCCACGATCCCGCCGCGCGGCCGCGCGCGCAGCAGATCGCCCGCGCCGTGCTGTATGCGGCGCTGCTGGTGCTCGCGCTGTGGGTGATCCGCGATTTCCTGCCCGCCATCGCGTGGGCATGCGTGATCGCCATCACGATGTGGCCGTTGCTGAGACGCTTCGAATCGGACCGCTGGTTTCGCGACCGGCCGACCCTGATCGCGACCGTCATCACCGCGGGGATTTCGCTGCTGGTCGTGTTGCCGGTGGCGATCGCGCTGGGCCAGGCGATCTCGCAGGAGCACGACCTGAGCATCTGGCTGCACACGATCCAGGACAACGGCATTCCGCTGCCGGACGTCGTCGGCCGGCTGCCTTACGGCGCCGCGCAGATCACCGAATGGTGGCAGGCCAATCTCGGTCATCCGCTGCATGCAGGCACGGCGATGCATGGCGCGAGCGGCGAGAAGTTCATCGCGTTCGGCCGGCAGTTCGGCACCAAGCTCGCACATGCGCTGTTCGAGTTCGGCTTCATGCTGGTCACGCTGTTCGTGATCCTGCGCGCGGGCCACAAGCTGTCGGGCGCGTTGCTGGAAGGCGCGCGGCGCGCGTTCGGCCGCGGCGGGGCCGATCTGATCGAGCGGATGGTCGAGGCCGTGTACGGCACGGTGACGGGGCTCGTCGTGGTCGGGCTCGGCGAAGGCGCGATTCTCGGTGTCGGGTATGCGCTGGCTGGGGTGCCGCATGCGGCGCTGCTCGGACTCGTCACGGCGGTTGCCGCGATGCTGCCGTTCTGCGCGCCGATCGTGTTCTGCGGTGCGGCGCTCTGGCTGTTCGTGCAGGGCGCGACCGTGTGGGCCGTCGTGGTGCTGGTGCTCGGCTTCGTGGTCGTGTTCGTCGCCGAGCATTTCGTGCGGCCGGTGCTGATCGGCAGCTCGACCCGCTTGCCGTTCCTGCTCGTGCTGTTCGGCATCCTCGGCGGTGCCGAGACGTTCGGGCTGATCGGGCTGTTCGTCGGCCCGGCGCTGATGACGGTGCTGACGATGCTGTGGACCGAATGGGTCGCTTGA
- a CDS encoding glycoside hydrolase family 68 protein translates to MTYFPFCRTTAAKRLLFAGAALAAFASVAHGQTAGAPAPTPHTQQAYDPESNFTMRWTRADIRQIVAQSHTAGADRNSLPQALTMPDIPQDFPLINPNVWVWDTWPLADLRANQLSYKGWEVIFSLTADPHAGYTFDDRHVHARIGFFYRRAGIPASQRPANGGWTWGGHLFPDGASVKVFGTSPMTNNAEWSGSARLTQGDNVSLYYTATSFNRSAPGGADITPPQAIITRADGHIHADDKHVWFSGFDDHKALLQPDGNYYQTGQQNTYFSFRDPFVFTDPAHPGKTYMVFEGNTGGQRGARTCTGADLGYAPNDPYKEDLNAVMNSGAVYQKANVGLAVATNPQLTEWKFLPPILSANCVDDQTERPQIYLKDGKYYLFTISHRTTMAAGVDGPDGVYGFVGNGIRSDFQPLNGGSGLVLGNPTDFSAPAGAPYSQDPNQNPREFQSYSHYVMPGGLVESFIDAIGPRRGGTLAPTVKVGINGTSTAVDRAYGRGGLGGYGDIPSNLPATGAGHNDGGAGTRP, encoded by the coding sequence ATGACCTATTTTCCTTTTTGCCGCACGACCGCGGCCAAACGTTTGCTGTTCGCTGGCGCCGCACTTGCCGCCTTCGCGTCCGTTGCGCACGGGCAGACCGCCGGCGCGCCCGCGCCCACGCCACACACGCAGCAGGCATATGACCCCGAAAGCAACTTCACGATGCGCTGGACCCGTGCGGACATCCGCCAGATCGTCGCGCAGTCGCACACGGCCGGCGCCGACCGGAACTCGCTGCCGCAAGCGCTGACGATGCCGGACATCCCGCAGGATTTCCCGCTGATCAACCCGAACGTCTGGGTCTGGGATACCTGGCCGCTGGCGGACCTGCGCGCGAACCAGCTCAGCTACAAGGGCTGGGAAGTGATCTTCTCGCTGACCGCCGACCCGCATGCGGGCTACACGTTCGACGATCGTCACGTCCATGCGCGCATCGGCTTCTTCTATCGCCGCGCCGGCATTCCCGCCTCGCAGCGGCCCGCGAACGGCGGCTGGACCTGGGGCGGCCATCTGTTCCCGGACGGAGCGAGCGTGAAGGTGTTCGGCACGTCGCCGATGACCAACAACGCCGAATGGTCGGGCTCGGCGCGCCTCACGCAGGGCGACAACGTCAGCCTCTACTACACCGCGACGTCGTTCAACCGCTCGGCACCGGGCGGCGCCGACATCACGCCGCCGCAGGCAATCATCACGCGCGCCGACGGCCACATCCATGCCGACGACAAGCACGTCTGGTTCAGCGGCTTCGACGATCACAAGGCGCTGCTGCAGCCGGACGGCAACTACTACCAGACCGGCCAGCAAAACACCTACTTCTCGTTCCGCGATCCGTTCGTGTTCACCGATCCCGCCCATCCGGGCAAGACCTACATGGTGTTCGAAGGCAATACGGGCGGCCAGCGCGGCGCCCGGACCTGCACCGGGGCCGACCTCGGCTATGCGCCGAACGACCCGTACAAGGAAGACCTCAACGCCGTGATGAACTCGGGCGCAGTGTATCAAAAGGCCAATGTCGGCCTGGCGGTCGCGACGAACCCGCAACTGACCGAGTGGAAGTTCCTGCCGCCGATCCTGTCGGCGAATTGCGTCGACGACCAGACCGAACGCCCGCAGATCTATCTGAAGGACGGCAAGTACTACCTGTTCACGATCAGCCACCGCACGACGATGGCCGCGGGCGTGGACGGGCCGGACGGCGTCTACGGTTTCGTCGGCAACGGCATCCGCAGCGACTTCCAGCCGTTGAACGGCGGCAGCGGGCTCGTGCTCGGCAACCCGACCGACTTCTCCGCGCCGGCCGGTGCGCCGTATTCGCAGGACCCGAACCAGAACCCGCGCGAGTTCCAGTCGTATTCGCACTACGTGATGCCGGGCGGGCTCGTCGAGTCGTTCATCGATGCGATCGGCCCGCGTCGCGGCGGCACGCTCGCGCCGACGGTGAAGGTCGGCATCAACGGCACGTCGACGGCGGTCGACCGCGCCTACGGACGCGGTGGTCTCGGCGGGTACGGCGACATCCCGTCGAACCTGCCCGCGACGGGCGCCGGTCACAACGACGGCGGCGCCGGCACCCGACCGTAA